A part of Candidatus Omnitrophota bacterium genomic DNA contains:
- a CDS encoding cyclic nucleotide-binding domain-containing protein, with protein MVETLEPILKKHPFFKDLQQEYLDFIVGCASNVVFKEKDLILKENDPADKFYLIREGMVAIQITNKITIQTLQSGDILGWSWLIPPYKYRFNCKAVEKVRAIALDGKCLREKCEKNHDLGYELLKRLTVVFTQRLEATRKQIVSLTT; from the coding sequence ATGGTGGAAACCCTTGAGCCGATCCTGAAAAAACATCCCTTTTTCAAAGACCTGCAGCAGGAATATCTTGACTTTATTGTGGGGTGTGCCTCGAATGTGGTATTCAAAGAGAAGGATCTTATTCTAAAGGAGAATGATCCGGCCGATAAATTTTATCTTATCCGCGAAGGGATGGTCGCGATCCAAATAACCAATAAAATCACTATTCAGACACTCCAGAGCGGCGATATCCTTGGGTGGTCTTGGCTTATTCCTCCGTATAAATACAGGTTTAACTGCAAGGCTGTTGAAAAAGTGCGCGCTATAGCATTAGATGGAAAATGTCTGAGAGAGAAGTGCGAGAAGAACCATGACCTGGGATACGAACTACTTAAGAGACTTACCGTCGTTTTTACTCAGCGACTTGAAGCTACCAGGAAGCAGATCGTATCGCTTACGACATGA
- a CDS encoding DUF2294 family protein translates to MKVTSKSAIEDSVNQAMNKFLREHLGERSAKVTTKIFADTIVIREREVLPPAERHMLRDKKGMVMIKELKKKLMERASPLLREIIEELTGAEVVDFHLDMDINTGERIEIFTLDQDIESPLAHKSAKIKKGDSEHGE, encoded by the coding sequence ATGAAAGTTACTTCCAAGAGCGCAATAGAAGACTCCGTGAACCAGGCCATGAACAAATTCCTAAGAGAACACTTGGGGGAGCGTTCTGCTAAGGTCACAACTAAAATATTCGCCGATACGATAGTGATACGGGAGCGCGAAGTACTGCCCCCCGCGGAAAGGCATATGCTGAGAGACAAAAAGGGAATGGTGATGATAAAAGAGCTTAAGAAAAAGCTCATGGAAAGGGCCTCCCCTCTTTTAAGAGAGATTATCGAAGAACTGACGGGAGCCGAAGTGGTTGATTTCCACCTTGACATGGACATAAATACAGGTGAGCGTATCGAGATATTCACTTTGGACCAGGACATAGAAAGCCCGCTTGCGCATAAAAGCGCAAAGATAAAAAAAGGAGATTCCGAACATGGCGAATGA
- a CDS encoding phosphoenolpyruvate carboxykinase (GTP) has translation MKEKHADLLKEKCSVGSYEKLTELDNPKLQEFIAEYIGLCSPDSVHVCDDSKEDKEYIRNKAVENKEELKLAMEGHTVHFDGEKDQARDKQQTKYLLPPGMDLGPDLNSVDKQEGLEEVKGYLKDIMKGKEMYVLFFCLGPTDSEFSIPCVQITDSSYVAHSEYILYRSGYEQFRKLGDSGDFFRYVHSAGELTDGVSKNIDKRRVYIDLEDNIVYSTNTQYAGNTVGLKKLSLRLAIQKASREGWLAEHMLLMGVNGPEGRKTYFAGAFPSACGKTSTAMIEGETIVGDDIAYLRNKEGKIYGANVESGIFGIIRDVNPENDPVIWEALTRPGEVIFSNVLMNDEGVPFWLGDGRETPGKGRNYSGEWTKDKKDKEGNQVTPSHKNARYTVNLHALKNVDPKLDDPEGVIVRGIIYGGRDSSVWPPVQQAFDWTHGVVTMGAALESETTAATLGKEGVRQFNPMSNLDFVSIPLGRYIENHLNFVKNVDDPPVIFAVNYFQKDSEGNYLTEMEDKRVWVKWMELRVNGDVGAIKTPTGYIPKYEDLKRLFKEVLGKEYTQEQYIEQFTLKVLENLAKIERIYEIYSTKVADTPNILFEELMEQENRLSREAGQNKYVSPYVFQRKQEVRK, from the coding sequence ATGAAAGAAAAACACGCGGATTTATTAAAGGAAAAATGCAGCGTCGGCAGTTACGAAAAACTGACAGAACTTGACAACCCGAAGCTTCAAGAGTTCATCGCTGAATATATAGGACTTTGCAGTCCCGACAGCGTTCATGTCTGCGATGACTCAAAAGAGGACAAAGAATATATAAGGAACAAGGCAGTTGAGAATAAAGAAGAGCTGAAGCTTGCCATGGAAGGGCATACCGTACATTTCGACGGCGAGAAGGACCAGGCCAGGGATAAGCAGCAGACAAAATATCTTCTGCCTCCCGGAATGGACCTTGGCCCGGATCTTAATTCTGTCGACAAGCAGGAAGGCCTGGAAGAAGTCAAAGGTTATCTCAAGGACATCATGAAAGGCAAAGAAATGTATGTATTGTTCTTCTGCCTCGGGCCCACGGATTCGGAATTTTCGATACCCTGCGTGCAGATAACGGATTCGAGCTATGTGGCCCATTCAGAATATATCCTGTACAGGTCAGGTTATGAACAGTTCAGAAAGTTAGGCGATTCGGGGGATTTTTTCAGATATGTTCATAGCGCCGGAGAACTGACAGATGGGGTCAGTAAAAATATCGATAAAAGAAGGGTTTATATAGACCTTGAGGATAATATCGTTTACAGCACAAATACCCAGTATGCGGGCAATACCGTCGGGCTTAAGAAACTTTCCTTGAGACTGGCCATTCAGAAAGCTTCAAGAGAAGGGTGGCTTGCCGAGCATATGCTTCTGATGGGTGTTAACGGCCCCGAGGGAAGGAAGACATATTTTGCCGGGGCTTTTCCCAGTGCCTGCGGGAAGACTTCGACCGCGATGATAGAAGGCGAAACTATCGTGGGAGATGATATAGCATATTTAAGGAATAAAGAAGGCAAAATATACGGAGCGAACGTTGAAAGCGGGATATTCGGCATTATCCGCGACGTTAACCCCGAAAATGATCCCGTTATCTGGGAAGCGCTGACAAGACCAGGCGAGGTGATATTTTCAAATGTTCTGATGAACGATGAGGGCGTTCCTTTCTGGCTTGGAGACGGCAGAGAAACACCCGGGAAAGGAAGGAATTATTCCGGGGAATGGACAAAGGATAAAAAAGATAAAGAAGGTAACCAGGTCACGCCTTCACACAAGAACGCCCGTTATACGGTGAACCTTCACGCTTTGAAAAACGTTGACCCAAAACTTGATGACCCCGAAGGGGTTATAGTCAGGGGAATAATTTACGGAGGAAGAGATTCCAGCGTGTGGCCGCCGGTGCAGCAGGCTTTCGACTGGACGCACGGTGTGGTCACCATGGGGGCGGCCCTTGAGTCGGAAACAACCGCAGCGACATTGGGCAAAGAGGGCGTCAGGCAATTCAACCCGATGTCTAATCTGGATTTTGTTTCGATACCCCTCGGCAGATACATAGAAAACCACTTGAATTTCGTCAAGAATGTGGATGATCCGCCGGTCATCTTCGCGGTGAACTATTTCCAGAAGGATTCAGAGGGCAATTATCTTACCGAGATGGAGGATAAGCGCGTATGGGTCAAATGGATGGAGCTGCGCGTGAACGGAGACGTGGGCGCGATAAAAACACCTACAGGGTATATCCCCAAATATGAGGACCTTAAAAGACTCTTCAAGGAGGTGCTGGGAAAGGAGTATACCCAGGAACAGTACATAGAACAATTCACGTTAAAAGTCCTGGAGAACCTGGCGAAGATCGAGAGGATCTATGAAATATACAGCACTAAGGTCGCCGATACTCCGAATATATTGTTTGAGGAACTCATGGAGCAGGAAAACAGATTATCCAGGGAGGCCGGACAGAATAAATATGTGAGTCCCTATGTGTTTCAGCGGAAACAGGAGGTGAGGAAATGA
- a CDS encoding DUF2294 family protein: MAEKTKGQIEAEISEAIIKFEIDHMGRGPKEAKTYLMDDMVFIRLKGVLTPAEEQLAKTAEGADLIKKTRVQLLEGARVLLEKIIMDITGFQIKSLHSDISTKTGERVIVLTFE; this comes from the coding sequence ATGGCGGAAAAGACCAAAGGACAGATAGAAGCGGAAATAAGCGAGGCCATAATAAAATTCGAGATCGACCATATGGGAAGAGGTCCCAAAGAAGCGAAGACCTATCTAATGGACGATATGGTCTTTATCAGGCTCAAGGGAGTTCTTACCCCTGCCGAAGAGCAGCTTGCCAAGACCGCAGAAGGCGCTGACCTTATAAAGAAAACAAGGGTCCAGTTATTGGAAGGCGCGCGGGTCCTGCTTGAGAAGATCATTATGGATATCACCGGATTTCAGATAAAAAGCCTGCATTCTGATATAAGTACAAAGACCGGTGAAAGGGTTATTGTTCTGACATTTGAATGA
- a CDS encoding phosphoribosylaminoimidazolesuccinocarboxamide synthase yields the protein MTDSTIKLTRLGDINFHKRGKVRDIYDLGEHLLMVSTDRISCFDVVLPTVIPQKGEVLTRLSEFWFDHTGDIIENHFISSSVDDFPENLMKYRSDIQGRSMLVKKTRPVPVECVVRGYLSGSGWEEYSKDGSICGIKLPEGMKESDKLPEPIFTPATKEETGHDVNVSQEFVGNALGKELTERLKDTSLALYKKASAYALEKGIIIADTKFEFGWHDNKLILIDEVLTPDSSRFWPRDQYAPGKPQPSFDKQYVRDYLKTLDWDKTYPGPELPQEVILKTTEKYLQALKMLTGESVKA from the coding sequence ATGACCGATTCAACAATAAAACTGACTCGTCTGGGAGATATAAATTTTCACAAAAGAGGGAAAGTCAGGGATATCTATGATCTCGGGGAACACCTTTTGATGGTTTCCACCGACAGGATCTCCTGTTTTGACGTGGTGCTCCCGACCGTTATACCCCAAAAGGGGGAGGTGCTGACCAGACTTTCGGAATTCTGGTTCGATCATACCGGAGATATCATAGAGAATCATTTTATCAGCTCGAGCGTGGATGATTTCCCCGAGAATTTAATGAAGTACAGGTCAGATATACAGGGAAGATCGATGCTTGTTAAAAAAACCAGACCTGTCCCTGTCGAATGTGTTGTACGCGGGTACTTATCCGGGTCCGGATGGGAGGAATACAGCAAAGATGGGTCCATATGCGGGATAAAACTCCCTGAGGGGATGAAGGAGTCCGATAAATTGCCGGAACCCATTTTTACCCCGGCCACGAAAGAAGAGACCGGGCATGATGTGAATGTCTCACAGGAATTCGTTGGAAACGCCCTTGGCAAGGAATTGACCGAAAGGCTGAAGGATACAAGCCTCGCGCTTTATAAAAAGGCCAGCGCATATGCCCTTGAAAAGGGGATAATAATAGCTGACACCAAATTCGAGTTCGGCTGGCACGATAATAAGCTTATCCTTATCGACGAGGTTCTGACCCCCGATTCGTCAAGGTTCTGGCCCAGGGACCAGTACGCACCGGGAAAACCCCAGCCGAGCTTTGATAAACAGTATGTACGTGATTATCTTAAGACACTCGATTGGGATAAAACTTATCCGGGTCCCGAACTGCCACAGGAAGTTATCCTGAAGACAACGGAAAAATATCTGCAGGCGCTCAAGATGCTGACCGGAGAAAGCGTCAAAGCGTGA
- a CDS encoding carbonate dehydratase, whose product MANDPKRGRPRIDKGSYIHPTAVIIGNVKIGKKVFVAPGAVIRADEPGSSIFIEDCCNIQDRVIIHGLEGSRVLIKERTSVAHGAIVHGPCIIGENCFIGFGSIVFDADIGNDVIIKHSVVIEKSKIPPSKIADSGMIISGRSDADRLRDVDQKTKEFAENVIKVNLELARSYQDT is encoded by the coding sequence ATGGCGAATGATCCAAAGCGCGGAAGGCCCCGAATAGACAAGGGAAGTTATATCCATCCCACCGCCGTTATTATCGGTAATGTCAAGATCGGCAAGAAAGTCTTTGTGGCTCCCGGAGCGGTCATAAGGGCGGATGAACCCGGCAGCTCCATCTTTATAGAGGATTGCTGTAATATCCAGGACAGGGTCATAATCCACGGGTTGGAAGGGTCAAGGGTGTTGATCAAAGAGAGGACTTCCGTTGCGCACGGAGCTATAGTACACGGTCCCTGCATAATAGGCGAAAATTGCTTTATCGGATTCGGGTCGATAGTGTTCGATGCGGATATCGGGAACGATGTTATAATCAAGCATTCGGTGGTCATCGAAAAATCAAAGATCCCCCCGAGTAAGATTGCGGATTCAGGCATGATAATTAGCGGGCGTTCGGACGCAGACCGTTTACGGGACGTTGACCAAAAGACGAAAGAATTCGCCGAAAATGTGATAAAGGTCAACTTGGAACTTGCCAGAAGTTATCAGGACACGTAG
- a CDS encoding HAD-IIIA family hydrolase, with amino-acid sequence MIKAVFLDRDGTINEDRGYVYSSDRLVLIPRSIEALKLLEEEFSLFIVTNQCGIGENVFSQREYLDFNEYFQSLLRDNGIYIKDTYCCPHKKEQRCICRKPKTYFLEKAAKEYDIDIVNSYVVGDHPHDVEMGFRMGAKTVYLLSGHGTRHRDELGAAPDHIEKDLYAASVRILEENR; translated from the coding sequence ATGATAAAAGCGGTGTTTTTGGACAGGGACGGAACAATAAACGAGGACAGGGGATACGTGTATTCCAGCGACAGGCTTGTTCTTATCCCCCGTTCCATAGAAGCCTTGAAACTCCTGGAGGAGGAATTCTCACTTTTTATAGTAACAAATCAATGTGGAATAGGAGAAAACGTCTTCAGTCAGCGGGAGTATCTTGATTTCAATGAGTATTTTCAATCCCTCCTACGCGATAACGGTATATACATAAAAGATACTTACTGTTGTCCTCACAAGAAAGAACAAAGGTGTATCTGCCGCAAACCCAAGACCTACTTTTTGGAAAAAGCCGCAAAAGAATATGACATTGATATAGTGAATTCCTATGTTGTGGGGGACCACCCTCATGATGTGGAAATGGGTTTTAGAATGGGCGCAAAAACCGTTTATCTTCTCTCGGGCCACGGGACCAGGCACAGGGACGAATTGGGCGCAGCCCCCGATCACATAGAGAAGGATCTTTATGCTGCTTCGGTGCGTATACTTGAGGAGAATCGATAG